The genomic DNA TCACGCGCGGGCCTTTGGGCATTCCGGGGATTCCCCAACCCAACATTTTCGGTTTTGCCATCACTTCACACGTGGAATACCTGGCGCTTTCGGGCGTGTGCGCGCTCGCGGTTTACTTTTTTGCCAAGCGCGTGATCGAGTCGCCGTTTGGCCGCGTGCTCAAAGCCATTCGCGAGGACGAGATTTTCACGCAGGCGCTGGGCAAGAACGTTACTCGCTACAAGATTCTCGTGTTTGTCATGGGTGGCGCGCTCGTTGCGATTGCCGGTGCGTTGTATGCGCACTATGTGACGTTCATCGATCCCACCAGCTTCACCATTCTCGAATCAATTTTTATGATTTCCATCGTCATTGTTGGCGGCGCCGGAAGTTTGAAAGGTTCCGTTGTCGGCGCCGCGGTTTTGATCGTGCTCCCCGAAATGCTGCGTTTTCTCGGCATGCCCAATGCGATTGCGGCGAATATGCGGCAGATCATATACGGCGCCTTGCTCGTGGTTATGATGATCTTTCGGCCAAAGGGGTTGGTTGGGGAATACGAACTCAAATGAACTTGGAGTTGTGGGTTGCTGGATTGATGGATTTTTGAGAAATGACTGATGCCTTGCTCACCGTTTCAAATCTTTCCAAAACTTTCGACGGTTTGAAAGCAGTGGAAGATTTTTCGTGCACGATTGCCAAAAGCAAAATCGTCGGACTTATTGGTCCGAACGGCGCGGGCAAGACCACGGTGTTCAATATCATCACGGGATTTCTCGCGGCGGATGCCGGTGAAATTCATTATGCGGGAAAGAACATTACGCGGCTGCCGCCGTACCGCATCGCACACAACGGCATCGTGCGCACCTTCCAAGACTTGCGGCTGATCGCAAGCCTGCCGGTCATCGAGAATATTCTTTTGGCGCGGCAAAAGCAAACCGGTGAGAATTGGCTGGCGACTTTCGCGCTGCGAAAAAAAGTGCTGAAAGAGGAGCACGAGAATAGGCAAATTGCGCTCGATATTTTAAATCAGGTCGGACTTGCGAATAAGCACGAGCATTTGGCTGGTGCGCTTTCCTATGGGCAGCAGAAGTTGTTGACGCTGGCTTGTTGTTTGGCGGCAGAGGCGGATTTGCTGCTGCTTGATGAACCGGTATCCGGCGTGCATCCGAGCATGATTGAAAAGATGTTGGCGCTTATGGCGCAGCTTGCGGCGAGCGGAAAGACGATTCTATTCATCGAACACAATCTGGATGTGGTGATGCAAGTTTCTGATCATGTCATCGTCATGGATGCCGGGCGCAAAATTATGGAAGGCCGGCCTGAAGCCGTCAAAAATGATCCGGAGATTTTGGAAGCTTATTTGGAGTAGGCCATTGTTGAAGGTGATCGATCTGCACACCGGCTACGGGAACAAGCAAATCATAAACGGCATCTCGCTTGAAGTTGAAAAAGGCGAGATCATCGCTTTGATTGGACACAATGGCGCGGGCAAATCGACAATGCTCAAGGCGATCTTCGGGTTGTTGCCGGTTTGGAGAGGCGTGGTGCAATACAATGGCCGCGAGATTCAAAACCTCCGTCCGTCGTTTCATGTGAAGAACGGCATTTCGATGCTCCTGCAAGGCAATCGCGTCTTCACGGAATTGACGGTGCAGGAGAATTTGGAGATCGGCGGCTATTTGCTTCCCGATAAAAAGCAGTTACATACTCGCATGGAAGAAATGTTTCAACTTTTCCCAAAACTGCGAGAGCGTCGCCGGCAAAACGCAGGAACTTTGAGCGGCGGCGAGCAACAAATGCTGGCCCTCGGCAACGCGCTAATGCTGCAGCCGAAATTGTTGCTGATGGATGAGCCTTCGCTGGGACTTGCGCCGCAAAGCCTGCGAATGATGTTCGATTTGACCCGGCACGTCAACAAAACTCTCGGTACGGCCATGCTGATTGTGGAGCAGAAAGTGCGTCAAGTTTTAGAGATCGCGGATCGAGTTTACGTGCTGAAACTCGGCCAAGTGAGTGCTAGCGGAAGAGCAGCCGAATTTTCAGATGAAGAGAAACTGCGAAAAGCTTTTTTGTGAAGACGATAACTGAAGTCGCCCTCTTTGAGACCTTGCACTAGATTATGCCTTTTCACACGTTTGATTTTCAACCGAGCACACGCGTCCTTTTTGGCGGGAATACCATTGCCCAATTGGGGAAATTAACAAAGGAATGCGGCGGCCGGCGTGTTTTGTTTGTTACCGATCGCGGCCTTATCAAAGCCGGACACCTCGAGCACGCGCGGCATGCGCTCGAACAAGAGGCCATTGCCGTCTCCGTTTTTTTCGATCTTGAAGAAAATCCCACCTCACAACATGTCGAAAGCGGGGCGCAATTCGCCCGCGAAAATGCCCCGATTGATTTGATCATCGCGCTCGGCGGCGGCAGTGCGATGGATTGCGCCAAAGGCATTAACTTTCTTCTGACTAATGGCGGCAAGATGGAAGATTATTGGGGCTTCGGCAAAGCCCGCCAGCCCATGCTACCTTCCATCGGCATTCCCACCACGGCCGGCACCGGCAGCGAGGCGCAATCTTATGCGTTGATCATGCACCCGCAAACGCACCGCAAGATGGCGGTTCCCCGCGCTGTGGCCGCGGTCACGGGCATTGATGCCGT from Cytophagia bacterium CHB2 includes the following:
- a CDS encoding ABC transporter ATP-binding protein, producing the protein MTDALLTVSNLSKTFDGLKAVEDFSCTIAKSKIVGLIGPNGAGKTTVFNIITGFLAADAGEIHYAGKNITRLPPYRIAHNGIVRTFQDLRLIASLPVIENILLARQKQTGENWLATFALRKKVLKEEHENRQIALDILNQVGLANKHEHLAGALSYGQQKLLTLACCLAAEADLLLLDEPVSGVHPSMIEKMLALMAQLAASGKTILFIEHNLDVVMQVSDHVIVMDAGRKIMEGRPEAVKNDPEILEAYLE
- a CDS encoding branched-chain amino acid ABC transporter permease — its product is MAYLLHILILINIYIIIAISLNLIAGYTGILSIAHAAFYGVGAYVAALFAVNFGTPFLLNLIIAMAMAGAVAAVVAFPSLRIHDDYLVIATFGFQMILFSIFNNWVGLTRGPLGIPGIPQPNIFGFAITSHVEYLALSGVCALAVYFFAKRVIESPFGRVLKAIREDEIFTQALGKNVTRYKILVFVMGGALVAIAGALYAHYVTFIDPTSFTILESIFMISIVIVGGAGSLKGSVVGAAVLIVLPEMLRFLGMPNAIAANMRQIIYGALLVVMMIFRPKGLVGEYELK
- a CDS encoding ABC transporter ATP-binding protein is translated as MLKVIDLHTGYGNKQIINGISLEVEKGEIIALIGHNGAGKSTMLKAIFGLLPVWRGVVQYNGREIQNLRPSFHVKNGISMLLQGNRVFTELTVQENLEIGGYLLPDKKQLHTRMEEMFQLFPKLRERRRQNAGTLSGGEQQMLALGNALMLQPKLLLMDEPSLGLAPQSLRMMFDLTRHVNKTLGTAMLIVEQKVRQVLEIADRVYVLKLGQVSASGRAAEFSDEEKLRKAFL